In the genome of Microcoleus sp. bin38.metabat.b11b12b14.051, the window GCTTCGCCCTCTTCAAAAGTGAGATACACCCTAAAGGAGTTTATTGGAGCAACGGGAAAGTGCTAGTTTGATGTATTTGTTGGGAGCATCTCATTTTGGCGAAAACCATTTTTTTTACAGTGCGAGCGTCCCCGCTCGCGAACTGTATAATACTCGCTAGCGATCGCGATCGCCCCTTTTTGAGAATTGTGTTTAAATGGAACTAAACCAGCGAAAAGAACAATTTAGCAAAGCTTACGTCCGCACTGTAGCAGCAGTGGCTGGCTGTTCGGTAGATCAACCCGAAAATGATTATGATAGCGTTGACCTTTGTCTCAAGGCTGTCGATCGCGATCCAGTACAGCCGCACCGCCTTGAATTGCAGTTAAAATGTACGTCAAGAGATGTACTCAATGCCGAATCTATTCGATATCCGCTCAATGTCAAAAATTACAACGACTTGAGAGTGACTGCTTTTATTCCCCGCCTGCTGGTTGTAGTTTTAGTGCCGGAAAATATCGGGGAATGGATACAACAGTCTGAACAGGAAATGTTGCTCAGACATTGTGCCTACTGGTTATCTCTGCGGGGATTACCGGAAACTCAAAATACCAGTCGCGTGACTGTTGAGTTACCCCGCAGCAATCAGTTTACAGCAGAGGCTCTACAGTCCATTATGCAGCGCATTAGCCAAGGAGATATCCCATGAAAGTAACTGTACGGGATTTTGAAATCTTTAAGAATTTAGATGTGAATGTCATCCTAGCATATTTACAAAAAAATGGCTGGCAAGAACACAGCAGAATTTATGACAATAAAGGAGCGATTTGGGTTAAAAAAAATGATGCGGGAGAGGCATTTGATATCGGATTGCCTCTGACGCGGGAGTTTGCAGATTATCCAGCTAGGATGGGAGATGCTGTCAAAAAGCTGGAACTGACAGAAAAGCGTTCCCAATTAGATATTTTAAGCGATTTAATTACTTGTTTGGAAAATACTGAGATTCAAGGATTTGTTGTGAAATGCGATCGCGAAGTAGGGGAGGAAATTGGTAAAGTTGTGATGATGGGTTTTGTGGTGGGTAAGTTGCAGAAAATCTATCTCGAATTGCCAGAAAATGATTTGATTTTGGCACAGAAAGCTTATCAGGAAAGGATTCCGGTGACTTGCGGCGGCGATTTTGTCAAAGAGGGTGGATATTTTGTTGGGAAAACTCTGCGGGAGTTTGCTTTGATGGATCAGGAATAGGGGAAATGAGCTAAAAGTGCGATCGCGTTTATTTAGGGTGGCGGTAGAATTCCAATCATTTTTTCAGCTAATTCGAGAAATTCTTCAGCTTGGGCGATCGATTCTGCGGCTTGATTAGCCGTTACAGCATTAATTTCCCCATAGTCTCCAGCATTTCGTAATTCCTGTGCTCTAATTAGGAATTGGTGAAATTTCACAGGTACTCTCCCTGTACGAGCAAATTCTCGGCCAAAGGCACTAATAACTGCGGAATGTTTAGAAAAAGATAGCCCTTCCCCTTCTAGAAATGCTTCAGCAATATAAAACATTGTGTAGTAAGCGCGAGAGGCTGCATAATCTGGGTATTGGCCATCCAGTATCAATCTGGCGGCCCCAAGGCTTTGACGTGCTTTGAGGAGTAGGTTTAATTGAGCGGGTGTCATATTAAAATTCCCTCTCTACGGATATTTCTGAGCAAAGGGCCTTGATAATTAGTAAACCGTTCTTCATTCATAAAGTGGCAGCTAATTACTACGTCATTTTGAAGGGATAAATCTGCTACAATTGGGAGAGTTCTATCAATTTCTTCACCCGCTTGGACTGGTGCTTTGAGAACCACCAAAACATCAATATCTGAGTCGGGATGTGCGTCGCCCCGCGCTTGGGAACCGTAGAGTACCATGTTGGTAAGGCGATCGCCGTAGAGTTGCTCGAAGTGCGATCGCAAGTGAGTTAGGATGGTCTTGAGTTGATCGTTGATGTTCATATTTGTTATGGATGCTTTGAGGGCGATCACACTTTAGGGGGGTAAAGGAGGCTCACCTGTTTTATGTCCGGGTGTCTGTGATGGACGATCGGAAATAGGTAGTTTATGAGCAAAAGTTAAGAATACCAGTAAACTCATTATCCCAGCGATGAATGCTACAACTATAGCCATCCTACCAGTAGCTATGGTAGCGATAGGAGTTGTTTGAGATGATGGTAGTTGTTTATTCAGTTTGGCTAGTCGCTGCAAAATAACTTGCGTATCTTTCGGCCGCCCGTTCGGAAAATGAGCCATCAAATCATCAATCAAATCTGCCAGTGGCTTCGATACTTGAGTTGCAAAAGTCCGCCAAATCAATTTACCCGATCGCGGATCTTCCTGCAAATTTCTCGGTTCTTGAGCCGTCAGCAAATACACAAAAGTCCGGCCCAAAGCAAAAAAATCCGATCGCGGCTCGGCTTTGCCATTTTTTTGTTCCGGCGGAGTGTAACCCATCGAAGCAATTCTTGTCACCTCTCCACTGGTTCTTTGAACAGTTTCTGTAAATTCCCGCACCGCCCCAAAATCAATCAATACTAATTTCCCATTCGGCCGACACATGATATTCGGCGGCTTGATATCTCGGTGAAAATAATTTTGATTGTGAACCAGATTCAAGATTTCCGTCAGTTGTGTCAACCAGTCTATAGCTAGTTCCGAGGAAATAGGTTGGTGGTTCCGCTCCGCCAACCATTGCAGCAAATTCTTACCTTCAATCTTCTCCATCACCTGACAGTGCAACAAATTGCTCGTATCGTTAGGTTTGAAAGTAAAATAGGCGTCGGCTTCTACTTTCGGGAGTCCTGGATGCTTCAGCCGCTGCAAAACATGAGCTTCTCTCTGAAACAGTTCCACCGCCAAAGGATCGTTATTAATCAGAACTTTTAAAACTTTCCGAGTCCCGTCTCTATCTCTGACATCAAAAGTTTTGCCAAAGCCTCCTTGTCCCAAAACACTAATTACCCGATAGCGTTCGTCAATCAACAACTTTGAGCCGCAGCTTTGGCAAAATTTGGGATATTCAGGATTTTCTGGATGTTGGCACTGAGGATTGATACAGTGGAGACCACCCCAATGTGCTAGTGGTGCAGGTTGATTAGCGATTACTTTTAGCTTTGGCTGCTGTGGCTGCGACAACGAAGAATTAACATTTGCTACTTGATTTTCTGGCAAGTTTAGCTTCGATTGCTGTGGTTGAGACGAAGAGGAGCTAACACCATTTACTGGTAGCCGTTTTAGAGATTCACCGCAATGTCTACAAAAATAATTTTCTGCTGGATTTTCATGCCCCTTACTGCATGGAAGTTGTTGTATTGGGTGAGATGATTGTGTGTTAGTAGTTGGTGCTTGCTGTTGCTCTAGCTGAGATGAATTGTTGCCTGGTTGTGGTAGCTCATGTTCCTCATAAGGGGATGGAATAACGCTCGTAATTGATGGGTAATTTTGCTGTTCTTGAGATGAAGGATATAGCTCAGTTGGCAACCACAATATTGAATTTTGATTCCCTGTTTGAGAGTTTTTAGCCGATTGAACAGTCTTACTTTCTACACCCCCAAGCGATCGCCAAGTCAAAGGTGCTTCTGCTGGATTATGAAAACTCACTGGTAAGAAAGTTACACCGGGAAATCTACTTTCCAGGCGGTTGAGTTTTTCCCGTGCCTTCCGCACCGCAAGGCTGACAGAATATCCAGCCACAAATGCTTCCAAAAAACGCTGCAAAAATTTCTGTGCTACCTCATCAGGTACGATTTCTCGCATAACTATGACATTGGGAACTCCTGAATTTCTCAGTTGCTGCGCTATTCCCAACCCATCGCAGGAATTGAAAATGGCTAACTGCAAACCATGCTCTACCGCACTTGTCATATCATGTTTCAAATGATCGATGGTGATGCTCTCATGCTGATTTAGTTCAATTACTCCTCTAGCAGCATCATCTTCACTTTTGCTATGACCAGCAAAGAAAAATATCTGCGGACTTTGCTTTTCAATCTCCTCACCTAACTCTTCACAAGTCGGCTCATCTAACCGAATAATATCACCTTTATAGTCTCCAGACAAAAATTTTTGAAGCAATTCCCAGTCTTTATCTGTCTTAATTTTCGTAGTATTGCCGACCGCTTCTTTCTTACCAAAAACTGCTAATACTTTGACTTTTGCTCTAGGAATCGGTGGCTGTTTTCCCACTGGCAAAAATAAACCAGCAGAAGCTTTAGCATAGTATTTTGGATGAAAAATATCCCAGCTATGCAAAGGCAAGCGCTGTAACTTTGGGTCATCCGTCTTAAATATAAATCTAATTTCTTCATTTTTATCAGTAAGTTTATGTAATAGCTCTTCTTTGATAGGAGACATCTCATAAGAATTGAGCCATACATTAATACTAGACTGCAACTTGCGCGTGTCTTCTTCTATTTGCCTGATACCAGCGTCAGGATTCGTGCGACCGCTTATTCGAGTAGTAGACCTCATCGGGCTTACACGTGAGAGATAACGTGACTGCCAAAGCTCATAACACTCGCGGAGTTCTGGACTTTGAGGCAGCTTACCTGTGGTAT includes:
- a CDS encoding DUF4365 domain-containing protein, with the protein product MELNQRKEQFSKAYVRTVAAVAGCSVDQPENDYDSVDLCLKAVDRDPVQPHRLELQLKCTSRDVLNAESIRYPLNVKNYNDLRVTAFIPRLLVVVLVPENIGEWIQQSEQEMLLRHCAYWLSLRGLPETQNTSRVTVELPRSNQFTAEALQSIMQRISQGDIP
- a CDS encoding HEPN domain-containing protein, translated to MTPAQLNLLLKARQSLGAARLILDGQYPDYAASRAYYTMFYIAEAFLEGEGLSFSKHSAVISAFGREFARTGRVPVKFHQFLIRAQELRNAGDYGEINAVTANQAAESIAQAEEFLELAEKMIGILPPP
- a CDS encoding nucleotidyltransferase domain-containing protein — protein: MNINDQLKTILTHLRSHFEQLYGDRLTNMVLYGSQARGDAHPDSDIDVLVVLKAPVQAGEEIDRTLPIVADLSLQNDVVISCHFMNEERFTNYQGPLLRNIRREGILI
- a CDS encoding CHAT domain-containing protein: MGKIVLLDLVEGNFDRGFTVTLRIETEEEHRCIGYTTGKLPQSPELRECYELWQSRYLSRVSPMRSTTRISGRTNPDAGIRQIEEDTRKLQSSINVWLNSYEMSPIKEELLHKLTDKNEEIRFIFKTDDPKLQRLPLHSWDIFHPKYYAKASAGLFLPVGKQPPIPRAKVKVLAVFGKKEAVGNTTKIKTDKDWELLQKFLSGDYKGDIIRLDEPTCEELGEEIEKQSPQIFFFAGHSKSEDDAARGVIELNQHESITIDHLKHDMTSAVEHGLQLAIFNSCDGLGIAQQLRNSGVPNVIVMREIVPDEVAQKFLQRFLEAFVAGYSVSLAVRKAREKLNRLESRFPGVTFLPVSFHNPAEAPLTWRSLGGVESKTVQSAKNSQTGNQNSILWLPTELYPSSQEQQNYPSITSVIPSPYEEHELPQPGNNSSQLEQQQAPTTNTQSSHPIQQLPCSKGHENPAENYFCRHCGESLKRLPVNGVSSSSSQPQQSKLNLPENQVANVNSSLSQPQQPKLKVIANQPAPLAHWGGLHCINPQCQHPENPEYPKFCQSCGSKLLIDERYRVISVLGQGGFGKTFDVRDRDGTRKVLKVLINNDPLAVELFQREAHVLQRLKHPGLPKVEADAYFTFKPNDTSNLLHCQVMEKIEGKNLLQWLAERNHQPISSELAIDWLTQLTEILNLVHNQNYFHRDIKPPNIMCRPNGKLVLIDFGAVREFTETVQRTSGEVTRIASMGYTPPEQKNGKAEPRSDFFALGRTFVYLLTAQEPRNLQEDPRSGKLIWRTFATQVSKPLADLIDDLMAHFPNGRPKDTQVILQRLAKLNKQLPSSQTTPIATIATGRMAIVVAFIAGIMSLLVFLTFAHKLPISDRPSQTPGHKTGEPPLPP